The Halostagnicola kamekurae sequence TCTCGCCCAGTGCGACGGGCTCTAGGAAGCGCTCTTTCTGGTCTTCGGTTCCGAAGTTCATGATCGCCTCGCAGCCGAACGACGTCGAGACGATAGAGAGGGCGATGCCCGGATCGTAGGAGAACAGTTCCTCTGTGATGATCGCGGTGTCGAGAATCGAGTAGCCCGCGCCGCCGTACTCCATCGGGATGTACGACCCTGTCAGTCCCATTTTCGCCGCCTCGTCGACGACGTCGTGAGGGTACTTCTCCTCGACGTCGTACTCCTCGGCGACCGGCACGATCTCGTTCTCTGCGAACCGCGTTACCTCTTCGCGGATTTGCTGTTGTTCGTCGGATAGCCCAAACTCCATGCGAACCACTTCTTTCGTGAACGATAAAGAACTTCGTAACCGGACATAAACTCAAATAGAGTTTCTTTCCTTTTCGAGGGAAACGTTAAAACCGGTACGGATTGACAATCCACCATGGATCTCGAAGATATCAACACCGTCGCAGTTCTTGGCGCTGGTAATATGGGCCACGGAATCGCGGAGGTCGCCGCGATGGCGGGCTACGACGTGCGAATGCGTGACATCAACGACGAGTTCGTGACCAACGGCTATGAACAGATCGAATGGTCGTTGAACAAACTCGCCGAAAACGATCAGCTCACGCAGGACGAAGCGGACGCCGCCCTCGAGCGTGTGACGCCGCTCGTCGACATGGAGGAAGCCGTCGGCGACGCGGATATCGTCATCGAGGCGGTTCCCGAGAAGATGGAGATCAAAACGGACGTCTACGGCGATCTCGAGGCGGCCGCCCCGGAGGAAGCGATCTTCGCGACCAACACCTCGAGCCTCTCGATCACCGACCTCTCGGAGGTCACCGATCGCCCGGAGCGCTTCTGTGGCATGCACTTTTTCAACCCGCCGGTCCGGATGCCGCTGGTCGAGGTCATCACCGGCGAACACACCGACGAATCGGTGCTCGAGGTCACCGAAGCGCTGGCCGAGGACTTCGGAAAGTCGCCCGTGCGCGTACACAAGGATACCCCCGGGTTCATCGTCAACCGGATCCTCGTCCCCCTGATGAACGAGGCGTCGTGGCTCGTCAGTACCGACCAGGCGACCATCGCCGAGGTCGACTCGACGACGAAATTCGACATGGGGCTGCCGATGGGGAGTTTCGAACTCGGCGACCAGGTCGGAAACGACGTCAGTTACCACGTCCTCGAGTACATGCACGAGGTGCTGGGCGACGCCTACGAGCCGGCACCGCTGCTCGAAGAGAAAGTCGAGAACGAGGAGTTGGGCAAGAAGACGGGCAAGGGATTCTACGACTACGAGGACGGTGACGGCGTCGATATTCCGACGGACGAACAGTCGGAGCTAGTCAAGCGGCGACTGACCGCCTCGATGGCCAACGAGATCGCGAAGCTGATCGGCGACGACGTGGCCCCGCCGGAGTCGATCGACGAGGCCGTCATGCTCGGGGCCGGTTTCCCGGACGGTCCGGTCACCGTGGTCGACGAGTTCGGCCTCGAGGCGGCCCTTGAGACGCTCGAGTCGGCTCACGAAGAGACGGGTCACGCCCGGTACGAGCCCGCGTCGTACCTGCGAGAGCGAGCGGACGTCGGCACGTTCTACGATCCGGCCGGCGGTGACGACGACGTCGACTTCGAGGCGATCCGGGTCGAGTACCCCGGCGAGATGGTCGGTCACATCGTCTTCGACCGACCCCACCGGATGAACACCGTCAGCGAGCAACTCATCGACGAGGTCGTCGACGCGGTCGAACTGTTCGAGGACGACGAGGACGTCCGTGCGATTCTCGTCACCGGCGAAGGCGACAAGGCGTTCTCCGCGGGCGCCGACATCCAGAGCATGGCCGCCGGGGGCGCGGATCCGCTCCACGGGACCGAACTCTCGAGGAAGGGCCAATCCGCGTTCGGAACGCTCGAGTCGAGCGACCTGCCCGTCGTCGCCGGCATCGACGGCTACTGTCTCGGCGGCGGCATGGAACTCGCCGCCTGTGCGGACCTGCGCGTCGCCAGCGAGCGCTCGGAGTTCGGCCAGCCCGAACTCGACCTCGGATTGATCCCCGGCTGGGGCGGGACCCAGCGGCTGCCGAAAATCGTCGGCGAAGGTCGGGCGAAGGAGATCATCCTCACCGCGGATCGATACGACGCCGAGACGATGGAATCGTACGGGTTCGTCAACGAGGTGTCCGAGAACGACGACCTCGAAGAGCGCGCGTTCGAACTCGCCGCGAGCCTCGCCGGCGGACCGCCGATCGCGTCCAAATACACCAAACGCGCGATGCTCGCCGGTCGAAACGACACGAACGCCGGCCTCGAGTACGAAGCCGCCGCGTTCGGCCAGCTCATGGGCACGGACGACCTGATGGAAGGAATCACGGCATTCATGAGCGACGGCGACGCCGAGTTCGAAGGCAAGTAGTCGGGTTCGCCGGCAGTGGGAAACCGGCGACTCCGTTTTTCCGTCCGGGCGGCCCTCGGCATCTCCGCCACGAGTGAAATTTATTTTACATGTGGTCACGAGCTTTATGACAGGGAAGAACCATTGGTGATTCGTGGGTGACTGAGACGATGAGACAGGGGACGGCGGACGATTCGAACGGAGACGTGCTCGTCGTAGACGATGATCCTCGACTCGCGGATCTATTCGCCGCGTGGCTCGAGCCGAACTGGACCGTGCAGACCGCCTACGATGGCGAACAGGCCCTCGAGACCGTAGACGACTCGACCGAGGTAGTCTTGCTCGATCGTCGAATGTCGGGACTATCCGGTGACGAAGTACTCTCGTTGCTCAGGGCAAGCGGCTACGACTGCTACGTGATTATCGTCTCTGCGATCGACCCCTCGACCGAACGCCTCGAGGCTGACTGGGACGACTATCTCGTCAAACCGATTTCGAAAGCGACCCTTCTCGAGAAAATCGAACGCGTCACGGCCCAGCGGGCCTGTCGGACCACCGATCGGGAGGGGAATCCGGTCGATTCGCCGGTCAATTAGTTCGTTCGCGTTCGAGTGGCGTCCCGGGCCGGCTCCCGAGTGAGACCGACGATCGATATCGACTCCACTCGGCGGTCCGGATTGAAACGCTCTCGATTTCCGTCCTTTTCTGTCGCTTCACGACGACGGGTCGTTCCCAGTGGCGATCCACTCGAGTGCCTCCCGGCCGCTTTCGGTGACGCGGTAGCCCCGCTCGTCGGCGACCGTCGTCTCCTCGAGAAGATCCGACGCGGTGAGAACGGTGAGCGTGCCGTGCAGATCGCTCTCGCAGAAGTCTGTGGCGTCGAGGAGCGTTCGGACGCCGGTCGGACCACGTTCAGTCAACTCGAAGAGGAGACCGAGGGCCTTCTCGTCGTGGACGTTCGTCACGAGCCGTCGGACCGGTTCGGGAACAGCGCTCGCGGCCGTCTCGAGCGGCGATCGGTCGACGATCTCGAGTCGGTCGTTTCGGACGTAACACTCGTTGCCGGTCGCTGGATCGCGGACGAGACTCGCGTCGTCGGATCGTTTCAGGAGAACGTAGTCCGTTCCGTCGTCGGCGCGTACGGTTTTCATAGTAGTGAGTTAGGGGTCTGCAGTCGGCGTCGGATCGGATCCCTCGAGCGACTGGAGCGTCCTGTATCGACGGAGCGCGAGCCCGAGGAGGACGAACCCGCCGACGGCCAGCGTCCCGCCCGTCGTGAGCATCCCCTCGAAGAGTACCAACATCGATCCGAGCGACACCGCGAGCAACGCGGCGTTGAGAACGAGTACGAGGATCCAGAAGTGCTGGAGAATCGGCTCCGGGACGTCCGTTTCCGCGACCGTCACTTCCGGAGTCGAGATCTTCGGTGGCGTAACCGTTTTCTCCTCCGGCTCCTCCGGCTGCACGTCGGGAATCGTGATCGCGTCGCTCTCGGGGTCCGCGAACTCCGCCTCCGGATCGTACTCCTCCGGCTCGAGGTCGGATCGATCGGCCACATCAGTTGGGACGGATAGGAAGGTCAAAAGGATTCGCGTTCGTCGGTCACACTATCGCTCTCTCGGACACACTGTCGCTCTCAGACGAACTCTTTGAGAGGGAGCGTCCGGGA is a genomic window containing:
- a CDS encoding 3-hydroxyacyl-CoA dehydrogenase/enoyl-CoA hydratase family protein; translated protein: MDLEDINTVAVLGAGNMGHGIAEVAAMAGYDVRMRDINDEFVTNGYEQIEWSLNKLAENDQLTQDEADAALERVTPLVDMEEAVGDADIVIEAVPEKMEIKTDVYGDLEAAAPEEAIFATNTSSLSITDLSEVTDRPERFCGMHFFNPPVRMPLVEVITGEHTDESVLEVTEALAEDFGKSPVRVHKDTPGFIVNRILVPLMNEASWLVSTDQATIAEVDSTTKFDMGLPMGSFELGDQVGNDVSYHVLEYMHEVLGDAYEPAPLLEEKVENEELGKKTGKGFYDYEDGDGVDIPTDEQSELVKRRLTASMANEIAKLIGDDVAPPESIDEAVMLGAGFPDGPVTVVDEFGLEAALETLESAHEETGHARYEPASYLRERADVGTFYDPAGGDDDVDFEAIRVEYPGEMVGHIVFDRPHRMNTVSEQLIDEVVDAVELFEDDEDVRAILVTGEGDKAFSAGADIQSMAAGGADPLHGTELSRKGQSAFGTLESSDLPVVAGIDGYCLGGGMELAACADLRVASERSEFGQPELDLGLIPGWGGTQRLPKIVGEGRAKEIILTADRYDAETMESYGFVNEVSENDDLEERAFELAASLAGGPPIASKYTKRAMLAGRNDTNAGLEYEAAAFGQLMGTDDLMEGITAFMSDGDAEFEGK
- a CDS encoding response regulator transcription factor, with the translated sequence MTETMRQGTADDSNGDVLVVDDDPRLADLFAAWLEPNWTVQTAYDGEQALETVDDSTEVVLLDRRMSGLSGDEVLSLLRASGYDCYVIIVSAIDPSTERLEADWDDYLVKPISKATLLEKIERVTAQRACRTTDREGNPVDSPVN
- a CDS encoding DUF7346 family protein, whose amino-acid sequence is MKTVRADDGTDYVLLKRSDDASLVRDPATGNECYVRNDRLEIVDRSPLETAASAVPEPVRRLVTNVHDEKALGLLFELTERGPTGVRTLLDATDFCESDLHGTLTVLTASDLLEETTVADERGYRVTESGREALEWIATGNDPSS
- a CDS encoding DUF7322 domain-containing protein; amino-acid sequence: MADRSDLEPEEYDPEAEFADPESDAITIPDVQPEEPEEKTVTPPKISTPEVTVAETDVPEPILQHFWILVLVLNAALLAVSLGSMLVLFEGMLTTGGTLAVGGFVLLGLALRRYRTLQSLEGSDPTPTADP